In a genomic window of Quercus lobata isolate SW786 chromosome 4, ValleyOak3.0 Primary Assembly, whole genome shotgun sequence:
- the LOC115984207 gene encoding uncharacterized protein LOC115984207, giving the protein MTKISLHTNIQSGYEWVQYTLTGNEEKCRRNFRMSSHVFGQLCNTLRQYGYNGTRRICLEESLAMTLVVLGHAEGNKWVQERFQHSGEIVHRHVTTVVKLLATVMAPDIIKPANHTFQDVLEHIQHSSRYWPHFKGCIGAIDGVHIPVIIPEEEQHPYYGRKGITTTNCMCACDFDMKFTFACVGWDGSAHDTRIFLSCLNNESDNFSKAPAGKYYLVDSGYPMKKGFLAPY; this is encoded by the exons atgaccaaaatatcattGCATACGAATATACAAAGTGGGTATGAATGGGTACAATATACATTAACTGGAAATGAGGAGAAATGTCGAAGAAATTTTAGAATGTCAAGCCATGTGTTTGGACAACTATGTAATACATTGCGCCAGTATGGATATAACGGTACTAGAAGAATTTGCTTGGAAGAGTCTTTGGCAATGACATTGGTGGTACTTGGTCATGCAGAGGGTAACAAATGGGTACAGGAAAGATTTCAGCACTCGGGTGAGATAGTGCATCGACACGTGACCACGGTAGTTAAATTGTTAGCCACCGTAATGGCACCGGACATTATCAAGCCTGCTAATCATACATTTCAGGACGTGCTAGAACATATTCAGCATTCAAGTCGATATTGGCCACATTTCAAG GGTTGCATCGGTGCGATTGATGGGGTCCACATCCCCGTGATCATACCAGAAGAGGAGCAACACCCATACTATGGCAGGAAAGGGATCACCACAACAAATTGCATGTGTGCGTGTGACTTTGACATGAAGTTCACATTCGCATGTGTAGGATGGGATGGGTCAGCGCATGACACGAGGATTTTTTTAAGCTGCCTCAATAATGAGAGTGACAACTTTTCAAAAGCTCCAGCTG GAAAGTATTATCTTGTTGATTCAGGGTACCCTATGAAGAAAGGGTTTCTTGCACCATATTAG
- the LOC115984208 gene encoding uncharacterized protein LOC115984208: MVKEKLKDGGSNDLRADWKDLKELQAFCQFCAAQVLASQRKGGFLTKIGVDNVIEQLGSMGKVVTHLQIKNKWDHLKKGWKDYNQCFNNETGLGYDAGTGMLEAPDEWWTRKIVACPLAKTFKIKVCRIVTT, translated from the exons ATGGTTAAGGAGAAATTGAAGGACGGTGGTAGTAATGATCTGAGAGCTGACTGGAAAGACCTTAAGGAACTACAAGCTTTTTGTCAGTTCTGTGCTGCTCAAGTCCTAGCTAGCCAGAGGAAAGGAGGATTTTTGACCAAAATTGGGGTTGACAACGTGATTGAACAGTTGGGTAGCATGGGAAAAGTGGTGACTCACCTTCAGATTAAAAACAAATGGGATCATCTGAAAAAAGGGTGGAAGGATTATAACCAGTGTTTTAACAATGAGACTGGGTTGGGTTATGATGCTGGAACTGGGATGCTTGAGGCCCCTGATGAGTGGTGGACTCGAAAGATTGTG GCATGTCCCCTTgcaaaaacctttaaaataaaGGTTTGCCGAATCGTGACTACCTGA